The following proteins come from a genomic window of Pirellulales bacterium:
- the mug gene encoding G/U mismatch-specific DNA glycosylase, with product MGKTQPVELTEEPWRPTRAQLESARAGTVRDVIDHGLQVLFVGINPGLYSAAIGHHFGRPGNRFWPAMHAGGFTPRVLPPFEEIRLLDYRLGITNIVGRATATADELTRAELQQAAKRLERKVRRYRPRFVALLGLTSYRAAFGRPRAVLGRQPERLAGATLWLLPNPSGLNAHHQPADLARLFKELQAAVEEECSHHAPP from the coding sequence ATGGGAAAGACACAACCAGTCGAGCTAACGGAAGAGCCCTGGCGGCCGACGCGGGCCCAGCTTGAGTCGGCGCGGGCGGGAACCGTTCGGGATGTGATCGACCACGGACTTCAGGTGCTCTTCGTCGGCATCAATCCGGGCCTGTACTCCGCGGCTATCGGGCATCATTTTGGCCGTCCCGGCAATCGCTTTTGGCCGGCGATGCATGCGGGCGGATTCACTCCGAGAGTTCTACCGCCGTTCGAGGAAATCCGGCTCTTGGACTACCGCCTGGGAATCACCAATATCGTCGGCCGGGCAACGGCGACCGCCGATGAGCTAACGCGGGCTGAGCTGCAGCAAGCGGCCAAGCGGCTGGAGCGCAAGGTGCGGCGTTATCGCCCGCGTTTCGTAGCCCTGCTCGGATTGACTTCATACCGCGCCGCATTCGGCCGTCCGCGCGCCGTTCTCGGCCGGCAGCCCGAACGATTGGCCGGCGCAACGCTCTGGCTCTTGCCGAACCCCAGCGGCTTAAACGCCCACCACCAGCCGGCAGACTTGGCGCGATTGTTCAAGGAACTACAAGCGGCGGTGGAGGAAGAGTGCAGTCATCACGCCCCGCCGTGA
- a CDS encoding TetR/AcrR family transcriptional regulator, translating to MRITAEEKSATRQRILQAAVELFRARGFDATTTRDIAGAAEIATGTLFNYFATKEAIVGSLAEEALVRARANFARRNGARDLEENLFTLVASELRQLKPLRKFIAPLLETSLSPLSTARRPEAAESLRIEHLEIVVQLARGDGIAELSPLAMQVYWTLYMGVLAFWADDKSPKQEDTLALLDQSLAMFVAWLNGGQGGNN from the coding sequence ATGCGAATCACCGCGGAAGAAAAGAGTGCGACGCGACAGCGGATTTTGCAAGCCGCAGTCGAATTGTTCCGCGCCCGCGGATTCGATGCCACCACGACCCGCGATATTGCCGGAGCGGCGGAGATCGCGACCGGGACGCTTTTCAACTACTTCGCCACCAAGGAAGCGATCGTGGGATCGCTCGCGGAGGAGGCCCTCGTTCGGGCTCGGGCCAACTTCGCGCGGCGAAACGGCGCTCGCGACCTCGAAGAAAACTTGTTCACGTTGGTCGCGTCCGAGTTGCGGCAACTTAAGCCACTGCGGAAATTTATCGCACCGCTGTTGGAGACTTCGCTCTCGCCGCTCTCGACGGCGCGGCGACCAGAAGCGGCCGAATCGTTGCGGATCGAACATTTGGAGATCGTCGTTCAATTGGCTCGCGGCGACGGCATCGCCGAGCTTTCGCCGCTGGCCATGCAGGTTTACTGGACGCTGTACATGGGAGTCCTGGCATTCTGGGCCGATGACAAATCACCCAAACAGGAAGACACGCTCGCTCTGCTCGATCAGTCGCTGGCAATGTTCGTCGCGTGGTTGAACGGCGGACAAGGTGGAAATAATTAG